One genomic window of Cricetulus griseus strain 17A/GY chromosome 3, alternate assembly CriGri-PICRH-1.0, whole genome shotgun sequence includes the following:
- the Farsa gene encoding phenylalanine--tRNA ligase alpha subunit translates to MADNPVLELLLRRLEAADGGLDSAELATQLGVEHQVVVGAVKSLQALGEVIEAELRSTKCWELTTEGEEIAREGSHEARVFRSIPLEGLVQSELMRLPSGKVGFSKAMSNKWIRVDKNTADGPRVFQVVDSIEDEVQRRLQLVQAGQAEKLAEKERNELRKRKLLTEVTLKTYWVSKGKAFSTSISKQEAELSPEMISSGSWRDRPFKPYNFSARGVLPDSGHLHPLLKVRSQFRQIFLEMGFTEMPTDNFIESSFWNFDALFQPQQHPARDQHDTFFLKDPAEALQLPMDYVQRVKRTHSQGGYGSQGYKYTWKLEEARKNVLRTHTTAASARTLYCLAQKKPFTPAKYFSIDRVFRNETLDATHLAEFHQIEGVIADRGLTLGYLLGVLREFFTKLGITQLRFKPAYNPYTEPSMEVFSYHQGLKKWVEVGNSGVFRPEMLLPMGLPENVSVIAWGLSLERPTMIKYGINNIRELVGHKVNLQMVYDSPVCRLDTEPRSPQTQEAA, encoded by the exons ATGGCCGACAATCCTGTGTTGGAGCTGTTGTTGCGGCGACTGGAGGCAGCGGATGGCGGCCTGGACAGCGCGGAGTTGGCTACGCAGCTGGGCGTGGagcaccaggtggtggtgggcgCAGTGAAGAGCCTGCAGGCTCTGGGTGAG GTCATTGAGGCTGAGCTTCGTtccaccaagtgctgggagcTGACTACTGAGGGTGAGGAGATTGCCCGGGAGGGCAGCCATGAGGCCCGTGTGTTTAGAAGCATCCCTCTCGAGGGCCTGGTGCAGAGTGAGCTCATG CGACTGCCCAGTGGCAAGGTGGGCTTCAGCAAAGCCATGTCCAACAAGTGGATCCGAGTGGACAAGAATACAGCTGATGGGCCCCGGGTGTTCCAAGTG GTGGACAGTATAGAGGATGAAGTACAGAGGCGGTTGCAGCTGGTCCAGGCAGGCCAGGCTGAGAAGCTGgctgaaaaggaaaggaatgagCTCCGGAAGAGGAAGCTGCTAACTGAAGT GACCCTGAAAACCTACTGGGTGAGCAAGGGCAAGGCCTTCAGCACAAGCATATCTAAGCAGGAGGCAGAGTTGAGCCCAGAGATGATCTCCAG TGGCTCCTGGAGGGACAGGCCCTTCAAGCCCTATAACTTCTCTGCCCGAGGTGTGCTCCCAGACAGTGGCCACCTGCACCCCTTGCTCAAGGTCCGCTCCCAGTTCCGACAGATCTTCCTGGAGATGGG GTTCACTGAGATGCCTACCGACAACTTCATTGAGAGCTCCTTCTGGAACTTTGACGCACTCTTCCAGCCTCAGCAGCACCCAGCACGTGACCAACATGATACATTCTTCCTGAAAG ATCCCGCTGAAGCCCTGCAGCTCCCAATGGACTATGTCCAGCGGGTGAAACGGACCCACTCCCAGGGCGGCTATGGCTCACAGGG cTACAAGTATACCTGGAAGCTAGAAGAGGCCCGGAAAAACGTGCTTCGCACACATACCACAGCAGCCAGCGCCCGAACTCTCTACTGCTTAGCTCAGAAG AAGCCCTTCACACCTGCCAAGTACTTCTCCATTGATCGTGTGTTCCGGAATGAGACGCTGGACGCCACACACCTGGCCGAGTTCCACCAGATTGAGGGTGTCATAGCTGACCGTGGGCTGACCCTGGGCTACCTCCTGGGTGTGCTGAGGGAGTTCTTCACCAAGCTGG GAATCACCCAGCTGCGCTTCAAACCAGCCTACAACCCCTACACAGAGCCCAGCATGGAAGTGTTCAGCTACCACCAAG GCCTAAAGAAGTGGGTAGAAGTTGGCAACTCTGGGGTCTTCCGCCCTGAGATGCTCCTGCCTATGGGGCTCCCCGAGAATGTGTCTGTTATTGCTTGGGGTCTCTCTCTGGAGCG CCCGACAATGATCAAGTATGGCATCAATAACATCCGAGAGCTGGTGGGCCACAAGGTGAACCTGCAGATGGTCTATGACAGCCCTGTGTGCCGCCTGGATACTGAGCCCAGGTCCCCACAAACACAGGAGGCTGCCTGA